A region of Oncorhynchus kisutch isolate 150728-3 linkage group LG29, Okis_V2, whole genome shotgun sequence DNA encodes the following proteins:
- the LOC109873890 gene encoding uncharacterized protein LOC109873890: MPPLPIGERIVVIQRPKNLALRGPSPQTSPQPHSHITALSNKPLSHPSHPHPPQSHPNPPSQNSLSLECKSRSSSRLQKTKGNKAIVSEGVRHTASHCHSNGTVTLGPRPHQHTHTIDIKLSVNKGTKGQGHSNTLGRSGSVKVGKKRVSLCLDPGYGERKAGGTSGKPGGAVQQLQNHPQNQIKASLGNHHQNHLAVSPGGVLEFVPAQRQQSKSRREKAQEAASKVCSASFPPRGAREVPCVGNKENSKLGPVHENPNAHSLPRHHNSVPIPHASVLNSHYPASPPSHQPCASTSFQQPLNKPHPSRGRDHRPQILHGLPLSPCSSRGGFPSPDHTCTIDFSHPFSCGCWKLVRCRGARGRSAGCQGGGGSPSSSFSCAHGHGVGGVNHRGGSAMGLRTLGGCLSTASTTNTSSSNSTVSDYRTGLLRPLRCASCSGEAGAFESPAAFRKKLVGGCLPCTPLSSSAPLRALQSCVSGCNPKASQGGSSTCSYCSSDPIVVTFNPHRGRKPPGMGRGIVSGHPMGVFPADDDDYSVRTIWPEELAKKMTRSKTQQNHQSCAGMGMGIGKTCAGQNQNSSNGTSPVILDCKNLLEFTRNQITDHAGRRRLQQGKMAVLDFIGSGSGPGRDPGRDSLKRLWKKGGETGMVDGMGQEDDMAYPRTPSPRSPSPQSPSSFSTAPSVPSTLLKPKPRQRDAEGRYSLPSAPSLHLVLNSVNREQDEENGRVHLTLPLSSSLPASLSDESGMTPDVENAVVSPILPFLFLGNERDAQDLDLLLHLNIGYVVNVTTHLPLYHLGSSLIHYKRLPATDNSKQNLRQYFEEVFEFIEEAHQSGRGVLVHCQAGVSRSATIIIAYLMKHTLMTMTDAYKYVRGRRPVVSPNLNFMGQLLEFERDLNSGVTPRILTPKLSGLETQV, encoded by the exons ATGCCTCCACTCCCTATTGGCGAGCGCATAGTGGTTATTCAGCGCCCTAAAAACTTGGCCCTACGTGGGCCCTCCCCACAGACCTCACCACAGCCTCACTCCCATATAACAGCCCTCAGCAACAaacctctctcccacccttctcATCCCCACCCTCCTCAGTCCCACCCTAATCCTCCCTCCCAGAATTCACTGTCTTTGGAATGCAAGAGCAGATCATCATCCCGTCTGCAGAAAACCAAGGGCAACAAGGCTATCGTGTCAGAGGGTGTCAGACACACCGCTAGCCACTGTCACAGCAACGGGACCGTGACTCTTGGCCCTAgaccccaccaacacacacacaccatcgacATCAAGCTATCCGTGAACAAAGGCACAAAAGGACAAGGGCACAGCAACACTTTAGGTCGCAGTGGGAGTGTGAAGGTGGGCAAAAAAAGGGTCTCGTTGTGCTTGGATCCCGGATACGGGGAGAGAAAAGCTGGGGGAACATCAGGGAAGCCTGGAGGAGCAGTGCAGCAACTCCAAAACCACCCACAGAACCAGATCAAGGCCTCACTAGGCAATCACCATCAGAATCATCTGGCTGTGTCCCCAGGAGGGGTTCTAGAATTTGTCCCAGCCCAGAGACAGCAGTCCAAGTCCAGAAGAGAGAAGGCGCAGGAAGCAGCTTCCAAAGTCTGCTCTGCCAGCTTCCCCCCCAGAGGTGCCCGGGAAGTGCCCTGCGTGGGTAACAAAGAGAATTCCAAACTGGGACCTGTCCATGAAAACCCCAACGCCCACAGCCTGCCCCGCCACCACAACTCTGTTCCTATTCCCCATGCCTCTGTCCTAAACTCCCATTACCCTgcttcccctccctcccaccaacCCTGTGCTTCTACCTCGTTCCAGCAACCCCTCAACAAGCCCCATCCATCCCGTGGCAGGGACCATCGCCCTCAGATCCTCCACGGcctacccctctccccctgttcctccCGTGGAGGTTTCCCCAGCCCAGACCACACCTGTACCATAGACTTCTCCCATCCCTTCAGCTGTGGCTGCTGGAAGCTGGTCCGCTGCAGGGGGGCCAGGGGACGTTCTGCTGGCTGtcaggggggtggggggagtcCATCTTCCTCTTTTTCCTGCGCCCACGGCCACGGGGTTGGAGGGGTGAACCACAGAGGGGGCTCAGCAATGGGTTTAAGAACTCTGGGGGGATGTTTGTCCACAgcctccaccaccaacacctcATCCTCCAACAGCACTGTGTCGGACTACCGGACGGGCTTGCTCAGACCCCTGCGATGTGCCTCCTGCTCCGGGGAGGCAGGTGCCTTTGAGAGTCCTGCTGCATTCCGCAAAAAACTGGTGGGGGGATGCCTGCCCTGTACCCCACTATCCTCCTCAGCCCCGCTGCGAGCCTTACAGAGTTGTGTGAGTGGCTGCAACCCCAAAGCCAGTCAGGGCGGCAGCTCTACATGCAGTTATTGTAGCAGCGACCCCATAGTGGTGACCTTCAACCCCCACCGGGGCAGAAAGCCCCCCGGGATGGGGAGGGGTATAGTGTCAGGGCACCCCATGGGGGTATTCCCCGCCGATGACGATGATTACAGTGTGCGCACAATCTGGCCCGAGGAGCTGGCGAAGAAGATGACCAGGTCTAAAACTCAACAGAACCACCAGAGCTGTGCCGGGATGGGGATGGGAATTGGGAAGACATGTGCCGGTCAGAATCAGAACAGCAGCAATGGAACCAGCCCTGTTATACTGGACTGTAAGAACCTGTTGGAGTTCACCCGGAATCAGATAACAGACCACGCTGGCCGCCGCCGGCTTCAGCAGGGCAAGATGGCCGTCCTGGATTTcattgggtctgggtctgggcctgggcGAGATCCAGGCCGGGACTCGCTGAAGAGGCTCTGGAAGAAAGGTGGGGAGACAGGGATGGTGGATGGCATGGGGCAGGAAGACGATATGGCATACCCTCGCACCCCCTccccccgctccccctctccccaaTCCCCTTCTTCCTTCTCAACAGCACCGTCAGTTCCCAGCACTCTCCTCAAACCCAAACCAAGACAGAGAGATGCAGAGGGACGGTATTCCCTCCCCTCCGCCCCGTCCCTCCACCTGGTCCTAAACTCAGTCAACAGAGAGCAGGATGAGGAGAACGGCAGAG TGCACCTCACTCTGCCGCTCTCCTCCTCGCTCCCGGCTTCCCTGTCAGATGAGAGTGGGATGACCCCTGACGTGGAGAATGCGGTGGTGAGCCCCATCCTGCCCTTCCTTTTCCTGGGCAACGAGAGGGACGCCCAGGACCTGGACCTACTGCTGCATCTCAACATTGGCTACGTGGTCAACGTCACCACACACCTGCCCCTCTACCACCTCGGCTCCAGCCTGATACACTACAAACGACTGCCGGCTACCGACAACAGCAAGCAGAACCTGCGTCAGTACTTTGAAGAGGTGTTTGAGTTCATTG AGGAGGCACACCAGAGTGGGCGTGGAGTGTTGGTTCACTGTCAAGCAGGCGTGTCCCGCTCGGCAACCATCATTATCGCCTACCTGATGAAGCATACCCTGATGACCATGACGGATGCCTACAAGTACGTGCGGGGCCGTCGTCCTGTGGTGTCTCCTAACCTCAACTTCATGGGTCAGCTACTGGAGTTTGAGAGGGACCTCAATTCCGGGGTCACTCCTCGCATCCTGACCCCCAAACTCAGCGGCCTGGAGACCCAGGTCTGA